The region CAGCGCACGCGGAGAGGTGGGATTCGAGGTCGACCCGCTCCTCCGGCTGAAATTCGCCGTCGAGGTACGGATACAGAAGCCGTTCGAGTTCCTGGCAGGTCATGGCGCGCGGTAGGAACCTGTTTCTACCCTGTCTTCTTCCTTTGACGATACTCTTCGAGGTTCGCCGGCGTATCGACGCCGTCGCCCTCGTGGCGGAAGACACCCTGGCCCACCGCGTACTCGCGCAGCGTCTTCTGCAGGAGCTTGCGGCCTCGGAACAGGCGGCTCATCACGGTGCCAACAGGGCACTCGAGGATCTCGGCGATCTCCTTGTAGGAGAACTCCTGCAGGTCCGCGAGGATGACCACCAGCCTGAAGTCGATGGGCAGGGAGTCGATGGCGCGCAGCACGTCGTCCGACAGGAGCCGGTCGAAGAAGTACTGCTCGGGGTTGGCCGCGAAGTCCGTGGCGTCCCGGCTCACGAAGCGCTCGTGCACCGCCTCGCGCTCCACACCCTCCACCACCGTGCGCTCCTTCACCTTTCGCCGGTAGCGGTTGATGAACGTGTTGGTGAGGATCTTGAAGAGCCAGGCCTTGATGTTGGTGCCCCGCTCGAACTTGTCGAAGAAGCGGTAGGCCCTCATGCAGGTGTCCTGCACCAGGTCCTCGGCATCGCGCTCGTTCTTCGTCAGGCGCAGGGCCGCCGAATAGAGCGGGTCCAGGTGGGCCAGCGCCAGCTCCTCGAATTCCTGCTTCGTCCG is a window of Myxococcus guangdongensis DNA encoding:
- a CDS encoding sigma-70 family RNA polymerase sigma factor yields the protein MLDFRQPNRTKQEFEELALAHLDPLYSAALRLTKNERDAEDLVQDTCMRAYRFFDKFERGTNIKAWLFKILTNTFINRYRRKVKERTVVEGVEREAVHERFVSRDATDFAANPEQYFFDRLLSDDVLRAIDSLPIDFRLVVILADLQEFSYKEIAEILECPVGTVMSRLFRGRKLLQKTLREYAVGQGVFRHEGDGVDTPANLEEYRQRKKTG